The Elaeis guineensis isolate ETL-2024a chromosome 11, EG11, whole genome shotgun sequence genomic interval CAACAAGCAAATGCTACAAATTCGGCACACAGAAAAGTATTTCAAaaagaactttcattatcaaaaagagacttacaaaattggatcgGAGTCCGATCATACAAAAAGAAAAACCAAAGGCGCCGACTAATCTTCATTCCACCGAAGAACTGGCAAGTCCATCTTGGATCGGCATCTCAGATAAATTTTGCCTTCCAGCTTGGGAGCTACGCATCAGGTCAAATCGCGAAGATGGTTGGTTGATCATGCAGCCTGACCAACCACATCAGCAGCCTAATCCACTTTTACATGGAGAATGCGGTTAACGATCGCACCCTCTTGATTGAAGCTCGATCGAAAACTGGAGTTAGAAAAAGATTTCAGAGTACGACCAACGATCAAACCATCCTCGATAAAACTCGAGCAGCAGTCGCACCCTCCCTGGAAGAGGAGCTAGAGGCGGGCTTCAGATTTTCATCTACCGAAGAAATGACTTTGATCATGCAGCTGAGACAGGGATGCGGGATACACAGAAACGGATTGTCGACCCCACCATCAGCATCAGGAGTAAAAAGCTGACATCGGCCTGAAGCACGATGCCACTTCCAAAATCGACTAATGGTCGAACCGCACAATGGAAAAGCCTTCGAGTCGACAGGGAGTCATCGGTCGGAACCCACGACCGACCACCCCCTGTGACAACCTCACTTATCGAAAATACTCAAAGAATCTGAACTGAAAAAGTGACAAGAGATGATTTTCGCTCAAAAGCTGCTCTCTAACAGAGCCCTCTTTCCAAAAAGACAAATTGAGGGATGAGTACCTAACTGACAAAGCTCCTTTCTATAGAGGAATGCCGACGGATCAGATGAAAGCAGTCAGATCGAAGCCATGCCAGATGATGATGTGTGGTAACATCTGAGCCCATTACCGACTGATGGTTCAATGCACTTGCACCAGATTgaaccacgtcacctccatccgcgtgAACAACTCCTACCCAATGACGCCCCGACACGTGACGAGAATCTACAAGCCAGAGTTGAATCACGCGACGCCGGTTCGCCTTCCCGATATAAGACAACGCCGACTCACGTTCTGCAAACGATGCCTGACACCAGATCTCTCTACCGATACGACAGTTCAAGGATGACAAAAGGGATGATCGACCGTATTTTGGAGAATGTGGTAAAAAATCGAGACTCGACATGATGgataaccactcctttcgtccaaaGTGACCGACCACGTAGCTACGCACGTGATGACTTGCCATTTGGACTCAGAAGTGGGGGGACAACTGTTGGAAAAAATCGACTGGCTCCCATTTGCCGACCAATCTCTGAACAGTCCGACTGACACCCAAATCTAACCTACCAAATAAACGGATGACCCTGAAAGTAactaccgactatatgtcggctgaGCAGGCCAACACTACTTTCAACCGACCGACCGAACCTCCTTTGCCGACCCAGATCAGTAAGCGATCGATGTTCGGACTCTACAGATAACAGACTACTTCGATCATCGAtatttcagagttactaaccgaCAACCGACCCCCGACGCATAGTCggccgactcattcaaatatattatAACCGTCACGGACGGTTACTCCACTGATATTGTGGTGTAATCCATGGAAACTAATAATCCATTGCGAGATTATCGCTTTGTGATTTTACGCCGCTAAATACGGGACCATATCCGACGGTTATGAccatctactctataaaaagaGGGTAAGGCAGCAGTTTTGGTAAGCTAATTTTTATACGCTGAGCTCTGTCTCCATTCTCATACTACTATTGCCCAGTCTCTccctctaacttaagcatcagagggtcctcGTTGGAGATAACTCCGGTCAGtacggacttcattttgcagatgTTTGTTCCTGGCGAAGATGCGATGAGGCAATTGACAGCAACACCCATGAAGTCTCTCTCAAAGAGAATCAAATAAACTTTTAAGCAATTTCCAAGCCCATTTTGCCAAAGTGAGAGATTCATATTTCTTAGGTTTTTTATGCCCAGGCCACCCTCCTTATCTCGACACATTGAATCCCAATTAACTAAATAGTAAAATCCGCTGATATTCACCTTACCTTTCTAGCGGAAGGCTCTTATCAAGTAACCCATCCTATTAATAATCCATTTCGGAAGCTTAAAAAAAGGCATAATGAGATAGAAGAGTAGTCAGTACCCTATTGATAAGGCTAAGCCGACCAGCCATCAATAACAATCTATCTTTTCAAGAGGTAAGTTTCTTACACATCTTCTCTAATAAAGGTGACCAACATTGTTTACGTAGTTTCTTATCATAAAGTGGCGACCCAAGATAGGTGAAAGATAATTTTCTGTTCTTGCAATCTATTAGAGTGGCAAAGAGTTCCACTTCAGTCTCATCCATATTAATGCAAATTACTAAACTCTTATGAAAATTTCTAGCCATCAAGATTGAAGATGATTTTGCAATTTTTTTTAGTTATCTCTAGTAAGCAATTTTTCCTGATGCCTTTTATTGCCCCTAAACTTCGGAGAGTTACTCAGTTGGATACTAAGTAAGTTACTCTCAGCTCTTTGATGGAGATTGTGCCTGCAAAATATCTTCTTGTCGGAATTTGTATGATGGGGAACCCTTTGATATCTAAGTTAGCCGGAGTTCAGGGAATGATAGAAAAATCACAAAAATGAGAGCATATTGAGCGAAAAAAGCTTATCCCAGTCCCCCTCTTACCTCTCTTTATATAGATATGGGATTTATCGTTGCTTTGTAACTTCTGTCTCTTGGAGTGCGGGAATGTGAGAATTATCAAATTTATTGTAGATTTAGAAGGTAGTTAATCAGGCCTGCGATCTTTCGGTTATGAGCAGTTAATGTGCTCTTTGAATGTTGTAACCATTCTTGTGACTCCCAATCTTCCAAATCGTTGGCTACGATTTCTCATGTATTACTCCATTTTCATCCGAGTTAGATTATTGGTTAAATACCGATATAATTATCATTCTTTGAGCAGTCCCGCTGTCGAATTAGTTTTCAAATATTGTCAATAGCCATTCGAGTAGGCCTGGTGATATAAAAGATTGTCAATCCTCAATCGAATAGGAAAGTCGAAATTCCACTGAGGGCGTAAATCCGAGCAAACATCCCAACACCTTTTTAGCTTTAAGTTGTTAATATGaacatttttttttggtagaaatatgATCAGGTTTTTGAATGATGTGTTTTTGTGCCAACGAAACTCTACGGTAATGACGTAAGTGGAAGACTCCTTATGAGCATGGGAACTTAACAAACTTGGTGAGCTTGAATGTTGAACAATTTTAATGGTCGCATCCCAGACACATTGAGCAAGCTTCAGAAGTTTTGGTTCTGTATGAATTTACACATCCTTCttctttttacttttattttgggATTTGTTTAACTTGTGCTTGGGCTTACTTTCCAATGGCTTTTTAGTTTCTAATTAGAAGGTTTTTGCACCGGGAAGTTGCTAGGTTAGCTGCTGATACGTGGACATTTGGCTTTTGTCGGTCTTAGAGTATAACTATATGGTTGTGTTTGGTGCATCACCAGACAATCCCGAAAGGTAATGTAGATTGCCTGTAAAATAGATTGCCATTGATTAAATTGTTAGTAATTTtaattactgtgtttggtatacACAGGTAATATTGCAGTAATactgattactgtgtttggtatgacaatcagattaccagtcatataacatcaaattttcaaaataccccTAAATCAAATTTtgtgattttaattttttgtagTGATTGAATATTTGACTTTATGCTTCAGTGCTCACTATTTGTAATGATTTTGCCAATAACTTACTTTAGATCTTGTAACTATTTGAAAATTAATATCTTTgatccattttatttttcttttgagatttcaTATTTAGAAAGGCAACCATGATTGAAAGCAGGTAGTATTTCTTGCCAAACTTTATATGCTGCCcgtatcagcattgtgtactatCCAACAACAATCCAATAACAAACTGAACAGTAACATAATATAAACAATCTAACAACAATCTAAACAGtaacataatataaatatcatcatttgaaatttcaaaaataCTCCAACTATctcagcaaaaagtatttgtagtTTGTTAGAACAACTACACAATACAAAAGTTGGTATGTTCAAATCCAAAACTACTAATAAAACTATCCGCTAGTTAACCAAATGTTCATACCAAACTATCATAGATAAACCAACCAAACAACCACAACATCAAAGACAACCACAACTAGCAACATAAATATCCTAACTAGGATTCAAACCAAGAACGTCCAATACATAATATTTTCTCAACCTCTAAGGTAGTGAAAAAAAGTAAATCAGACTTGCACTATCACGAACAATTATCAATCCAGTTTTAACCATCAACGACTCATGCAGCCCCAAATCTTCAATCTCAGCTATTGCCTCATAAACCTTCTTTTTCATCTCTTGATCATTTGCAAGGAACTGAAAACAATCTGCCAACTTATCAATACCTTTACTTGAACTTTGACACATTACTCCAAGATTATTTATAGTTTCAATCAAAGTGCCTATTAGAGCAACTTCTTCCTCATTAGAaaccttcccttttttttttatcttgatgAAGAAGCACTCCATTGAACATGTCCAATAGGAGTTTGGGGAATAGAGCTGTTACTCTCAAATCCGGTAGGATCTACAAACTGAACCTCCTCTTCATTATTCATTGCTTCTGTAAGGATTTCATTAGCTGCATCTGCAGGATCCTCAACCCTCTGACCTGTTGCATGATCTTTTTCAAATATGATCGAGAGTTCCTCCAAGTATAAAAATGATTTGTTCCAAAGACCAGATGCTTGAGGATGACTCTATCACAATGAACCAATATAAATTGAGCAAACTATACCtaaagtatcaaaaattaaataagaatgaaaaattaattaatatgttgTGCATTTACCTTGACCCAGTTGttccatacatcttgatcataaGTAATACATTTTCTTGTATCATCCCATCCAAATGTtgatgtattcaatatatcataaATAGCACTATATTGTTGTTTCAACAACTTGAACCTCGAATGAATGTGTGGCTGAGCCTTGATGCTACAATTAGGTATTTTGTTTGCCATCATCTTCTCCAATTGAGGTAAGAACCTGACCTTGAAATTGCCACATTCTCCCCTCCACATAGGATCATTCTTCAAATCGAGCAAACATCCAATTAGTATAGCATCTTGCTCCGCATTCCACTGATGCTTCTTCCCCTGATTCTTCCTTTGACTTGAAGAAGCATCCATATCTAAAAGAAATCATTTAATACAAAAGACAATATATGTTCATATTGCAAATTTAAATAACAGCAATAATAAGTTGAATAAAGATAAATAATCCAAAGATAACAGTAATAAGCATCCATATTAAATTTGCAACAAGATTTATTTTAAAGAAAGACTCGAATACATCAAATAGTAATACATAGCAAAATTTGCAATAGTATTGAGAATTTCTTCAAGTCCCAAATTTCTTGCACCAAGTCATCCCTAAAGTGATTCCAAGTATTTGTACTCACAACGTGATCGATCATTTCTCCTTCATTGCTATTTTTTTCTGTTAGGAGGAGATCAAGCATCTGatgtttaattggatcaattgacATCTCTCTTCTAAAATGGTTATGAAAAAGAGCACACGCATTAACAATTCTTGCTAGTGTTTTTGCTGGACAAAATGACTTCTCTCTAAGAATCGCCCATCTCATTTTAAGAAAATTGAAGCATCTCTCGATGACATTTCTAGTAGATGAGTACCTATAGTTAAAATATTCTTGTGGTATTGTCAGTTGATGATTTTGTCTTCAATCATTCAAATAATATTGTTGACCCCTATATGGAGTTAAAAATCATTCTCTATTTGTTTATCCAGCATCACACAAGTAATAAAAACCTAACATAAGTAAAAATCttgttagaaaataaatttaatttataaataaaaataagtttGAAATAATCAGAACTATTATCTTATGATACTTTTAAACCTCTTCTTCTTGATAATGCATCCTCTAGTATTGTACCATCTGTAGCTGATCCTTCCCAACTAGGTAAAATATAGATGAATTGCATATCTTGACTACAAACTCTTAGAATATTCATAGCTATTTCACCTTTCCTTATTCTGTACTTAGGCTTGTCAATGTCAATGACAGTGCATCTAATGTATGTCCCATCTAAGGCACCTAGACaattctataataaaaaatattattattattatattaatataaaatatttcttaaataatttaaaagaaatataatgTTTATCCACATAATTAGAAAAATTATCTTGAACCATTTTCATCTATAGTCAGTTGAGTTATCAAGAACGGGCTCTGATTTCTTGAGCAATATTTCATGACAAAGAAGAATAGACTTCAGCACAACTGTGAACTGTCTACTAATTATCTCACGACTCCTTACAAACTGTCTTTTAATGACTCTATTCTTAGCATGGTGAGCACATGTATGTAAAAATATAGCAACCATCTCCTCAACATATATATTTTTGGTACTCGACAATCTTCC includes:
- the LOC140852424 gene encoding uncharacterized protein At2g29880-like; this translates as MDASSSQRKNQGKKHQWNAEQDAILIGCLLDLKNDPMWRGECGNFKVRFLPQLEKMMANKIPNCSIKAQPHIHSRFKLLKQQYSAIYDILNTSTFGWDDTRKCITYDQDVWNNWVKSHPQASGLWNKSFLYLEELSIIFEKDHATGQRVEDPADAANEILTEAMNNEEEVQFVDPTGFESNSSIPQTPIGHVQWSASSSR